Proteins encoded in a region of the Niveispirillum cyanobacteriorum genome:
- the pepN gene encoding aminopeptidase N, giving the protein MDKGSPKAILLKDYAAPAWWIETVDLSFDLRDGGTLVTSRLGVRRNLDVVRAPLVLDGQELELVSVTVGDRPLGPDDYAITPDHLTIPDLPGDQVAIEIVTRIHPEKNTALEGLYKSSGNYCTQCEAEGFRKITYFQDRPDVMAKYRVRVEGDRAAYPVLLSNGNLVDQGDAGDGRHWALWEDPWPKPCYLFALVAGNLVHIEDRFRTRSGRDVTLRIYVEPGNEDKCAHAMESLIKSMKWDEDVYGLEYDLDIFNIVAVGDFNMGAMENKSLNVFNTKYILARPDTATDTDFLGIEAVVAHEYFHNWTGNRVTCRDWFQLSLKEGLTVFRDQQFSADMNSAPVKRIQDVTRLRQVQFAEDAGPTAHPVRPDSYIEINNFYTPTVYEKGAEVLRMYHTLLGAAGYRRGIDLYFARHDGQAVTTDDFLAAMRDANPDAGVDWEQFRRWYAQAGTPGVSGEGSYDPATHTYRLTLRQFLAPTPGQPVKLPMLIPVSLGLVGPDGKDQALTLAGEDSATAGTRVLALNAAEQSFTFTEVPAPPVPSLFRGFSAPIKLSFDYSDADLTFLMANDSDPFNRWEAGQTLASRLLLGLVADRAAGRDMAVPKGFIDAMGATLSRASEDPAFASLALTLPSENYLGQLMEVIDVDGIHAARNLVRAAIGRTHRDALLAAYRANAEQGEFSVSPDAIGRRALKNAALAYLLAADDADGKALALAQYRTATGMTDVITALALIADSDMPERADALATFAAKWKDEALVMDKWFMIQATSSRPDTLANVTALLSHPGFNIRNPNKVYSLVGGFTGNAVAFHAADGSGYEFLADRVIELNKLNPQVASRMAKSFARWRKYDGERQAAAKVALERVAHTPDLSRDVYEIIARSLEG; this is encoded by the coding sequence ATGGACAAGGGTTCGCCGAAGGCCATCCTGTTGAAGGATTACGCCGCACCGGCCTGGTGGATCGAAACTGTCGATCTGTCGTTCGATCTGCGCGACGGGGGTACGCTCGTCACCTCGCGTTTGGGCGTCCGCCGCAACCTGGATGTGGTCCGTGCCCCCCTGGTCCTGGATGGGCAGGAACTGGAACTGGTATCAGTCACGGTGGGCGACCGACCGCTGGGCCCCGATGATTATGCCATCACGCCCGACCACCTCACGATCCCGGATCTGCCCGGCGATCAGGTGGCGATTGAGATTGTCACCCGCATCCACCCGGAAAAGAACACGGCCCTGGAAGGCCTCTATAAGTCATCCGGCAATTACTGCACCCAGTGCGAGGCCGAGGGCTTTCGCAAGATCACCTATTTCCAGGACCGGCCCGACGTGATGGCCAAATACCGGGTGCGGGTGGAGGGGGACCGCGCCGCCTACCCCGTCCTGCTGTCCAATGGCAATCTGGTGGATCAGGGTGATGCCGGCGATGGCCGCCATTGGGCGCTGTGGGAAGATCCCTGGCCGAAGCCCTGCTACCTGTTCGCGCTGGTGGCCGGCAATCTGGTCCATATCGAGGACCGGTTCCGCACCCGCTCGGGCCGCGATGTCACCCTGCGCATCTATGTGGAGCCGGGGAACGAGGATAAGTGCGCCCACGCCATGGAAAGCCTGATCAAATCCATGAAGTGGGATGAGGATGTCTATGGTCTGGAATATGACCTGGACATTTTCAACATCGTCGCCGTGGGCGATTTCAATATGGGGGCGATGGAGAACAAGTCGCTCAACGTCTTCAACACCAAATACATTCTGGCCCGCCCCGACACCGCCACCGATACCGATTTCCTGGGCATCGAAGCGGTCGTGGCGCATGAATATTTCCATAACTGGACTGGCAACCGCGTCACCTGCCGCGACTGGTTCCAGCTGTCCCTGAAGGAAGGCCTGACCGTCTTCCGCGATCAGCAGTTCAGCGCAGACATGAACTCCGCGCCTGTGAAGCGCATTCAGGACGTGACGCGCCTGCGTCAGGTGCAGTTTGCGGAAGATGCCGGCCCCACGGCCCACCCCGTGCGCCCCGACAGCTATATCGAGATCAACAATTTCTACACGCCCACCGTCTATGAAAAGGGGGCGGAGGTTCTGCGCATGTACCACACGCTGCTGGGTGCGGCGGGGTATCGACGCGGTATCGATCTGTACTTCGCCCGCCATGACGGGCAGGCCGTAACCACCGATGATTTCCTGGCCGCCATGCGCGATGCCAATCCGGATGCGGGCGTGGATTGGGAACAGTTCCGCCGCTGGTATGCGCAGGCCGGCACGCCGGGCGTCAGTGGTGAGGGCAGCTACGACCCCGCCACCCACACCTATCGCCTGACCCTGCGCCAATTCCTGGCCCCCACGCCGGGACAGCCGGTGAAGCTACCCATGCTGATCCCTGTGTCCCTGGGTCTGGTCGGCCCCGACGGCAAGGATCAGGCCCTGACACTGGCCGGTGAAGACAGTGCCACCGCCGGCACCCGCGTCCTGGCCCTGAACGCAGCGGAACAGAGTTTCACCTTCACCGAGGTGCCGGCGCCCCCCGTGCCGTCGCTGTTCCGGGGCTTCTCCGCCCCCATCAAACTGTCCTTTGATTATTCCGACGCCGACCTGACCTTCCTGATGGCGAACGACAGCGATCCCTTCAACCGCTGGGAAGCGGGGCAGACGCTGGCCTCGCGCCTGCTGCTGGGTCTGGTGGCCGACCGGGCGGCGGGGCGTGACATGGCCGTGCCTAAGGGTTTCATCGATGCCATGGGCGCCACGCTTTCGCGCGCATCCGAAGACCCGGCTTTCGCTTCCCTGGCCCTGACGCTGCCGTCGGAAAATTATCTGGGGCAGTTGATGGAGGTGATTGATGTGGACGGTATCCATGCTGCCCGCAATCTGGTCCGCGCCGCCATCGGCCGCACGCATCGCGACGCCCTGCTGGCCGCCTACCGCGCCAATGCCGAACAGGGCGAATTCAGCGTTAGCCCCGACGCCATCGGTCGCCGCGCGTTGAAGAATGCCGCGCTGGCCTATCTGCTGGCCGCCGACGATGCCGACGGCAAAGCGCTGGCCCTGGCGCAGTACCGCACCGCCACGGGCATGACCGATGTGATCACGGCGCTCGCCCTGATCGCCGACAGCGATATGCCGGAACGGGCGGACGCCCTGGCCACCTTCGCCGCCAAGTGGAAGGATGAGGCATTGGTGATGGACAAGTGGTTCATGATCCAGGCCACCTCCTCCCGCCCCGACACGCTGGCCAATGTCACGGCCCTGCTGTCCCATCCCGGCTTCAACATCCGCAACCCGAATAAGGTCTATTCCCTGGTCGGTGGTTTCACCGGTAACGCCGTGGCCTTCCACGCCGCCGATGGCTCCGGCTACGAATTCCTGGCCGACCGGGTGATTGAGCTGAACAAGCTGAACCCGCAGGTGGCCAGCCGCATGGCCAAATCCTTCGCCCGCTGGCGCAAGTATGATGGGGAACGGCAGGCGGCAGCCAAGGTGGCGCTGGAACGCGTGGCCCACACGCCCGACCTGTCCCGCGATGTCTATGAGATCATCGCGCGCAGCCTGGAGGGTTGA
- a CDS encoding formate dehydrogenase subunit gamma produces the protein MTPPLPWDARHAADIIHRHLHLEGPTLPILHALQEAFGHIPDDAVPMLADALNLSRAEIHGVVTFYHDFRHEPAGRHIIKVCRAEACQSLGSEKTATALLERLGIGWGETTADGTVTVEAVYCLGLCACAPAALIDGDPVGRLDGAKLSAAVEGVRWS, from the coding sequence ATGACCCCCCCTTTGCCTTGGGACGCGCGCCACGCCGCCGATATCATTCATCGGCATCTGCATCTGGAGGGCCCGACCCTTCCGATCCTGCATGCGCTGCAGGAGGCGTTTGGCCATATACCCGACGATGCCGTGCCGATGCTGGCCGACGCGTTGAACCTGTCGCGCGCTGAAATCCATGGTGTCGTCACCTTCTACCATGATTTCCGGCACGAGCCGGCAGGCCGCCATATCATCAAGGTCTGCCGCGCGGAGGCGTGTCAGTCGCTAGGGTCGGAGAAGACAGCTACGGCGCTGCTGGAACGGCTGGGCATCGGCTGGGGCGAAACCACGGCGGATGGGACGGTGACGGTGGAGGCCGTTTACTGTCTGGGCCTGTGTGCCTGCGCGCCAGCCGCCCTGATCGATGGCGACCCGGTAGGCCGCCTGGATGGCGCAAAGCTGTCGGCAGCAGTGGAGGGGGTGCGCTGGTCATGA
- a CDS encoding M48 family metallopeptidase produces MNFLRKILAPKATPVKKRVRPALPPPRLMAVDGVPVPVEVRVSARARRLSMRVDAARNIVRISTPPRVPDKDLHLFVGRHRDWLQQRLSAVPDKVTFVPGAIVPILGINHTICHTPTGRRTPQIATLPDGTRELRVGGELEFVPRRVADFLKAEARRLLTARSQEKAARLGARIAGISVRDTRSRWGSCSPDGRLSYCWRLVMAPDPVFDYVVAHEVAHLREMNHSARFWAICASLTDGVAEHRDWLRANGARLHRYGA; encoded by the coding sequence TTGAATTTTCTGCGTAAGATCCTGGCCCCCAAGGCAACACCCGTGAAGAAGCGGGTGCGTCCGGCCCTCCCCCCGCCGCGTCTGATGGCGGTGGACGGTGTGCCGGTGCCGGTGGAGGTGCGGGTATCGGCGCGCGCCCGGCGCCTGTCCATGCGGGTGGACGCCGCGCGCAACATCGTGCGTATCTCCACCCCGCCACGCGTGCCGGACAAGGACCTGCATTTGTTCGTGGGACGTCACCGCGACTGGCTGCAACAGCGCCTGTCCGCGGTGCCGGACAAGGTGACCTTCGTGCCCGGTGCCATTGTGCCTATCCTGGGCATCAACCATACGATCTGCCATACCCCCACGGGCCGTCGCACACCGCAGATCGCAACCCTGCCCGATGGCACACGTGAACTGCGTGTGGGCGGCGAGCTGGAATTCGTGCCCCGCCGCGTGGCCGATTTCCTGAAGGCGGAGGCCCGCCGCCTGCTGACGGCAAGGTCGCAGGAGAAGGCCGCCCGCCTGGGTGCCCGCATAGCCGGCATCAGTGTGCGCGACACACGATCCCGCTGGGGAAGCTGCTCGCCTGACGGGCGGCTATCCTATTGCTGGCGGCTGGTCATGGCACCGGACCCGGTGTTCGACTATGTCGTGGCGCACGAGGTGGCGCACTTGCGCGAAATGAACCATTCCGCACGCTTCTGGGCGATCTGCGCCAGCTTGACGGATGGCGTGGCCGAACATCGTGACTGGTTGCGCGCCAACGGCGCCCGGCTGCACCGCTATGGCGCCTAG
- a CDS encoding formate dehydrogenase beta subunit, whose protein sequence is MTRIFVPQDVAALAVGAEKVAKAIAAQAGDTVTIIRTGSRGLFWLEPLVEVETPAGRIAYGPVTPTDVPGLFAAGFLTGAAHPLCLGPTEQIPWLARQNRLTFARCGIIDPLSVEDYRAHGGFKGLSRALELGPSNTVEEVVRSGLRGRGGAGFPTGIKWRTVAASPADRRYIVCNADEGDSGTFADRMMMEGDPLALIEGMVIAGFAVGATKGYVYSRSEYPHANRTFTRALDVARQAGLLGPSVLGSNVGFDIELRVGAGAYVCGEETALLESLEGKRGVVRAKPPLPAIKGLFGRPTVVNNLLSLATVPSILANGAQTYADYGMGRSRGTMPIQIAGNVKFGGLFETAFGITLGELIIDIGGGTLTGRPVKAVQCGGPLGAYFPPSLFDTAYDYEAFTARGGLIGHGGIVVFDDSVDLSAQARFAMEFCAIESCGKCTPCRIGSTRGTEVIDRIRAGIEVEANIALVEDLCQTMKFGSLCALGGFTPYPVLSALQHFPEDFRRGHLPVAAE, encoded by the coding sequence ATGACCCGAATCTTCGTTCCCCAGGATGTGGCAGCCCTGGCCGTGGGTGCCGAAAAGGTGGCGAAAGCTATCGCCGCGCAGGCCGGCGACACCGTCACCATCATCCGCACCGGTTCGCGCGGCCTGTTCTGGCTGGAACCGCTGGTGGAGGTGGAAACCCCCGCCGGTCGCATCGCCTATGGCCCCGTCACCCCTACGGATGTGCCGGGCCTGTTCGCGGCCGGGTTCCTGACGGGGGCCGCGCATCCACTGTGCCTGGGGCCGACGGAACAAATCCCCTGGCTGGCCCGTCAGAACCGCCTGACCTTTGCCCGTTGCGGTATCATTGATCCGCTGTCGGTGGAGGATTACCGCGCGCATGGCGGTTTCAAGGGCCTTTCGCGCGCGCTGGAGCTGGGCCCATCCAACACGGTGGAAGAGGTGGTGCGGTCAGGCCTGCGCGGGCGCGGCGGGGCCGGTTTCCCCACCGGCATCAAATGGCGCACGGTTGCGGCATCCCCCGCCGACCGCCGCTACATCGTCTGTAACGCGGATGAGGGCGACAGCGGCACCTTCGCCGACCGCATGATGATGGAGGGCGATCCCCTGGCCCTGATTGAGGGCATGGTGATCGCCGGCTTCGCGGTCGGGGCCACCAAGGGCTATGTCTATTCGCGGTCTGAATATCCCCACGCCAACCGCACCTTCACCCGCGCCCTGGATGTGGCACGTCAGGCCGGGCTGCTGGGTCCATCGGTGCTGGGCAGCAATGTCGGTTTCGACATCGAACTGCGGGTCGGTGCCGGCGCCTATGTCTGCGGCGAAGAAACCGCCCTTCTGGAAAGCCTTGAGGGAAAACGCGGGGTGGTCCGGGCCAAGCCGCCCTTGCCCGCTATCAAGGGCCTGTTCGGCCGGCCCACGGTCGTGAATAATCTTCTATCCCTGGCCACCGTGCCCAGCATCCTGGCCAACGGCGCGCAGACCTATGCCGATTACGGCATGGGGCGGTCGCGCGGCACAATGCCGATCCAGATCGCCGGTAACGTGAAATTCGGCGGCCTGTTCGAAACCGCCTTTGGCATCACGCTGGGCGAACTGATCATCGATATCGGCGGCGGCACTCTGACGGGCCGTCCCGTGAAGGCGGTGCAGTGCGGCGGCCCCCTGGGTGCCTATTTCCCGCCCAGCCTGTTCGATACGGCTTACGATTATGAGGCGTTCACGGCACGCGGCGGCCTGATCGGCCATGGCGGCATCGTGGTGTTCGATGACAGTGTCGACCTGTCGGCCCAGGCGCGCTTCGCCATGGAATTCTGCGCCATCGAAAGCTGCGGCAAATGTACCCCCTGCCGCATCGGCTCCACCCGCGGCACGGAAGTGATCGACCGTATCCGCGCCGGGATTGAGGTGGAAGCCAACATCGCCCTGGTGGAAGACCTCTGCCAGACCATGAAATTCGGCTCGCTCTGCGCGCTCGGCGGCTTCACCCCCTACCCTGTGCTGAGCGCCCTTCAGCATTTTCCCGAGGATTTCCGGCGCGGGCACCTGCCCGTGGCGGCGGAATAA
- the fdhF gene encoding formate dehydrogenase subunit alpha, whose product MTLIHETDFGTPASKSEKLVTLTIDGQPVTVPEGTSIMRAAMEMGTKIPKLCATDMVDAFGSCRLCLVEIEGRPGTPASCTTPVAPGLNVKTQTPRLKQLRKGVMELYISDHPLDCLTCAANGDCELQDMAGAVGLREVRYGMDGANHFKADSPLALPKDESNPYFTYDPAKCIVCSRCVRACEEVQGTFALTIEGRGFDSRVSPGQHDAFLDSDCVSCGACVQACPTATLQEKSVIEIGQPEHSVVTTCAYCGVGCAFKAEMRGDELVRMVPYKDGRANRGHSCVKGRFAWGYATHKERILSPMIRDSIDQPWREVGWEEAIGFTANKLKSIQTKYGKDSIGGITSSRCTNEETFLVQKLIRAGFGTNNVDTCARVCHSPTGYGLKTTFGTSAGTQDFDSVEQTDIVIVIGANPTDGHPVFASRLKKRLRQGAKLIVIDPRRIDLVKSAHIKAEVHLPLLPGTNVAIVTSLAHVIVTEGLVDETFVRERCDWAEFQEWAAFVSEPRNSPEVVGPMAGVEPGAIRHAARLFATGGNGAIYYGLGVTEHSQGTTTVMAIANLAMATGNIGRPGVGVNPLRGQNNVQGSCDMGSFPHEFSGYRHVSDDATRQMFEELWGVPLSGEPGLRIPNMLDAAVDGTFKGLYVQGEDILQSDPNTHHVAAGLAAMECVIVQDLFLNETANYAHVFLPGCTFLEKDGTFTNAERRIQRVRRVMAPKNGYADWEVTLLLARAMGFEMDYAHPSQIMDEIAKVTPSFKGVSYQRLEEMGSIQWPCNDKAPLGTPVMHIDGFVRGKGKFVITEYIPTEERTGARFPLLLTTGRILSQYNVGAQTRRTANVVWHEEDRLEIHPHDAENRGIRDGDWVKLQSRAGETSLRALITDRVAPGVVYTTFHHPDTQANVITTDYSDWATNCPEYKVTAVQVSHSNGPTQWQQEYEAQAQRSRRIEGHAVEAAE is encoded by the coding sequence ATGACCCTCATCCATGAAACCGATTTCGGCACGCCGGCGTCAAAGTCGGAAAAGCTGGTGACGCTCACCATCGACGGGCAGCCGGTCACCGTGCCGGAGGGCACCTCCATCATGCGCGCGGCCATGGAGATGGGGACGAAAATCCCCAAGCTCTGCGCCACTGACATGGTTGACGCGTTCGGGTCCTGCCGCCTGTGCCTGGTGGAGATTGAGGGGCGGCCCGGCACACCCGCCTCCTGCACCACGCCCGTGGCCCCCGGCCTGAATGTGAAGACGCAGACGCCGCGCCTGAAGCAACTGCGCAAGGGGGTGATGGAGCTTTATATCTCGGACCACCCACTGGACTGCCTGACCTGTGCTGCGAACGGTGACTGTGAGCTGCAGGACATGGCCGGGGCTGTTGGGCTGCGGGAGGTGCGTTATGGCATGGACGGGGCCAACCATTTCAAGGCTGACAGCCCGCTGGCCCTGCCCAAGGATGAAAGCAACCCCTATTTCACCTACGACCCCGCCAAATGCATCGTCTGCTCCCGCTGCGTGCGGGCGTGCGAGGAGGTGCAGGGCACCTTCGCCCTGACCATCGAGGGTCGTGGTTTCGACAGCCGGGTGTCGCCCGGCCAGCACGACGCCTTTCTGGACAGCGACTGCGTGTCCTGCGGGGCCTGCGTCCAGGCCTGCCCCACCGCTACGTTGCAGGAAAAATCGGTCATCGAGATCGGGCAGCCGGAGCATTCCGTCGTCACCACCTGCGCCTATTGCGGCGTGGGCTGCGCCTTCAAGGCGGAAATGCGCGGGGACGAGCTGGTGCGCATGGTCCCATACAAGGATGGGAGGGCCAACCGGGGCCATTCCTGCGTAAAGGGGCGTTTTGCATGGGGCTATGCCACGCATAAGGAACGTATCCTGTCGCCGATGATCCGTGACAGCATCGACCAGCCCTGGCGGGAGGTCGGCTGGGAAGAGGCGATCGGGTTTACGGCCAACAAGCTGAAATCCATCCAGACTAAATATGGCAAGGATAGTATCGGCGGCATCACCTCGTCCCGCTGCACCAATGAAGAAACCTTCCTGGTGCAGAAGCTGATCCGCGCCGGGTTCGGCACCAACAATGTCGATACCTGCGCACGCGTCTGCCACTCTCCCACCGGCTATGGCCTGAAAACCACCTTCGGCACGTCTGCCGGCACGCAGGATTTCGACAGCGTCGAACAAACCGATATCGTCATCGTCATCGGTGCCAACCCCACCGATGGCCACCCCGTCTTCGCGTCGCGCCTGAAAAAGCGGCTGCGCCAGGGGGCCAAACTGATCGTCATCGATCCGCGCCGCATCGATCTGGTGAAGTCCGCCCATATCAAGGCAGAGGTTCACCTGCCCCTGCTGCCCGGCACCAATGTCGCCATCGTCACGTCGCTGGCCCATGTCATCGTCACCGAAGGGCTGGTGGATGAGACGTTTGTGCGCGAGCGCTGCGACTGGGCGGAGTTCCAGGAATGGGCGGCGTTTGTGTCCGAACCGCGCAACAGCCCGGAAGTGGTGGGGCCGATGGCCGGCGTGGAGCCGGGCGCCATCCGCCACGCCGCCCGCCTGTTCGCCACCGGCGGCAACGGGGCGATCTATTACGGGCTGGGTGTGACGGAGCATTCACAGGGCACGACCACCGTGATGGCCATCGCCAACCTCGCCATGGCCACCGGTAATATCGGGCGGCCCGGCGTGGGCGTTAACCCGCTGCGCGGGCAGAACAATGTCCAGGGCTCCTGCGACATGGGTTCCTTCCCGCATGAATTCTCCGGTTATCGCCACGTCTCCGACGATGCCACCCGGCAGATGTTTGAGGAATTGTGGGGCGTGCCCCTGTCGGGCGAACCCGGCCTGCGTATCCCCAACATGCTGGATGCCGCCGTCGATGGCACGTTCAAGGGCCTGTATGTGCAGGGGGAGGACATCCTTCAATCCGACCCCAACACCCACCATGTCGCCGCCGGTCTGGCCGCCATGGAATGCGTCATCGTGCAGGACCTGTTCCTTAACGAGACGGCTAACTACGCCCATGTCTTCCTGCCCGGCTGCACGTTTTTGGAAAAGGACGGCACCTTCACCAACGCCGAACGCCGTATCCAGCGGGTACGCCGCGTGATGGCGCCCAAGAATGGCTATGCCGATTGGGAGGTGACCCTGCTGCTGGCCCGCGCCATGGGCTTTGAGATGGATTACGCCCATCCCAGCCAGATCATGGACGAAATCGCCAAGGTCACGCCGAGCTTCAAGGGTGTGTCCTATCAGCGGCTGGAGGAGATGGGCTCCATCCAATGGCCCTGCAACGACAAGGCTCCCCTTGGCACACCGGTGATGCATATCGACGGGTTCGTGCGCGGTAAGGGCAAGTTCGTGATCACCGAGTACATCCCGACGGAGGAACGCACCGGTGCCCGCTTCCCGCTGCTGCTGACCACGGGCCGTATCCTGTCGCAGTACAATGTCGGTGCGCAGACCCGCCGCACCGCCAATGTCGTCTGGCATGAGGAGGACCGGCTGGAGATCCACCCGCACGATGCGGAAAACCGGGGCATCCGCGATGGCGACTGGGTGAAGCTGCAAAGTCGGGCTGGGGAGACAAGCCTGCGCGCCCTGATCACCGATCGGGTGGCCCCCGGCGTGGTCTACACCACCTTCCACCACCCCGACACGCAGGCGAACGTTATCACCACCGACTATTCCGACTGGGCCACCAACTGCCCGGAATACAAGGTGACCGCCGTCCAGGTCAGCCATTCCAATGGCCCAACCCAGTGGCAGCAGGAATATGAGGCGCAGGCCCAGCGTTCCCGCCGGATTGAGGGCCACGCGGTTGAGGCTGCCGAATGA
- a CDS encoding LysR family transcriptional regulator: MIDKLELFLALARARHFGRAAEEAGVSQPTLSAGVKHLEDMLGVPLVVRGSRFQGFTAEGERLLEWSRRLVGDWRSMRQDIEALRKTVCGHFRLAAVPTALAMVPKLTIAVIDKHPGVDFLILASNSQKIIEQVENLAIDAGLTYLDNEPVGNLIQIPLYRERYHLITGPDSRFSGRTEVRWAELQGVPLCLLSPDMQNRRIIDRALHQVGVRAEVAVESNSMTALAAHVRTGRWTSIMPTVLMEALGLPAELAAIPLIDPVIEHTIGLVMMDREPHSPMAAAMIAAARKLSQMQGL; the protein is encoded by the coding sequence ATGATCGACAAGCTGGAATTGTTCCTGGCGCTGGCCCGCGCCCGCCATTTCGGGCGCGCAGCGGAAGAGGCAGGCGTCTCACAGCCCACGCTTTCCGCCGGCGTGAAACATCTGGAGGACATGCTGGGCGTGCCGCTGGTGGTGCGCGGATCGCGGTTTCAGGGTTTCACGGCAGAGGGGGAACGGCTGCTGGAATGGTCCCGCCGGCTGGTCGGCGACTGGCGGTCCATGCGGCAGGATATTGAGGCGCTGCGCAAGACGGTCTGCGGCCATTTCCGGCTGGCCGCCGTGCCCACGGCCCTGGCCATGGTGCCGAAACTGACCATCGCGGTCATTGACAAGCATCCGGGCGTGGATTTCCTGATCCTGGCGTCGAACTCCCAGAAGATCATCGAACAGGTGGAAAACCTGGCCATCGATGCCGGCCTGACCTATCTGGACAATGAACCGGTCGGCAATCTGATCCAGATCCCCTTGTACCGGGAGCGGTATCACCTGATCACCGGTCCCGACAGCAGGTTCTCAGGCCGCACGGAGGTACGCTGGGCGGAGCTGCAGGGGGTGCCGCTCTGCCTGTTGTCACCCGACATGCAGAACCGCCGCATCATCGACCGCGCCCTGCATCAGGTGGGGGTGAGGGCGGAGGTAGCGGTGGAAAGCAATTCTATGACCGCTCTGGCCGCCCATGTCCGCACCGGTCGCTGGACCAGCATCATGCCGACGGTGCTGATGGAAGCATTGGGCCTGCCGGCGGAACTGGCTGCCATTCCCCTGATCGATCCCGTGATCGAACATACGATCGGGCTGGTGATGATGGACCGCGAACCCCATTCCCCCATGGCCGCCGCCATGATTGCGGCGGCCCGTAAACTATCACAGATGCAGGGACTGTGA
- the hisC gene encoding histidinol-phosphate transaminase encodes MSRFWSPIVHTLSPYVAGEQPQISGLVKLNTNESPYGPSPHATAAIAAANGDALRLYPEPTGIHLRKAVAATYWLDAGEVFVGNGSDEVLAHVFQGLLNHELPLLYPDITYSFYPTYCRLYGIKSVLVPLDEGFEIRLEDYRQPCGAIIIANPNAPTGIAKPLDWIEALVAEHPDQVVVIDEAYVDFGAETAIPLVKKYPNLLVVHTLSKSRGLAGLRVGFAVGQRHLIDALERVKDSFNSYPLDRLAQAGAVAAWQDKEWFERHRDMIIATRERLTVALQGLGFEVLPSAANFVFARHPGHPGGELAAALRAKAILVRHFNKPRISDFLRISIGTDAETDKLLTALGEILG; translated from the coding sequence ATGAGCCGTTTCTGGAGTCCCATCGTCCACACCCTCAGCCCCTATGTGGCGGGGGAACAGCCCCAGATTTCGGGGCTGGTGAAGCTGAATACCAACGAAAGCCCTTACGGCCCGTCCCCCCACGCCACCGCCGCCATTGCGGCGGCCAATGGCGATGCGCTGCGCCTGTACCCAGAACCCACGGGCATCCATCTGCGCAAGGCGGTGGCGGCGACCTATTGGCTGGATGCGGGCGAGGTGTTCGTTGGCAATGGCTCTGACGAGGTGCTGGCCCATGTGTTCCAGGGGCTGCTGAACCATGAGTTGCCGCTGCTCTACCCGGACATCACCTATAGCTTTTACCCGACCTACTGCCGGCTCTATGGCATCAAGTCGGTGCTGGTGCCGCTGGATGAAGGGTTCGAGATCCGGCTGGAGGATTACCGGCAGCCCTGCGGCGCGATCATCATTGCCAACCCCAATGCGCCCACGGGCATTGCCAAGCCGCTGGACTGGATCGAGGCGCTGGTCGCCGAGCATCCCGATCAGGTGGTGGTGATCGACGAGGCTTACGTCGATTTCGGGGCTGAGACGGCGATCCCGCTGGTCAAGAAATATCCCAACCTGCTGGTGGTCCATACGCTGTCCAAGTCGCGCGGGCTGGCCGGTTTGCGCGTTGGCTTTGCCGTGGGTCAACGACATCTGATCGACGCGCTGGAGCGGGTGAAGGACAGTTTCAATTCCTACCCGCTGGATCGGCTGGCGCAGGCCGGTGCGGTTGCCGCCTGGCAGGATAAGGAATGGTTTGAGCGTCACCGCGACATGATCATCGCCACGCGCGAACGGTTGACCGTTGCCCTGCAGGGGCTGGGGTTTGAGGTGTTGCCTTCGGCGGCGAACTTTGTCTTTGCCCGCCATCCGGGGCATCCGGGTGGGGAACTGGCGGCTGCATTGAGGGCCAAGGCCATCCTGGTCCGGCATTTCAACAAGCCGCGGATCAGCGACTTCCTGCGCATCAGCATCGGCACCGATGCGGAGACGGACAAGCTGTTGACGGCGCTGGGCGAAATCCTGGGCTGA